The Dermacentor variabilis isolate Ectoservices unplaced genomic scaffold, ASM5094787v1 scaffold_12, whole genome shotgun sequence sequence TGTTCATGCAGGTATCTGTCTCTGCACTGGTGCAGTAGATTTTTGGTTTAGAATAAGATTACTATTAGCTGGTGACGTCGAAGAGAACCCTGGCTCTCTGTCGGAAAAGCAAGAGTGTGAACTAATGGAAGCAATACGTTCGTTACCAAAGATATTAGCAGGTCAAGGCAAAATAATTAAACAGAAACACTGCGAACTGAGCGCAAGCAAATCGAAGACAAAATTGGGAATCTAATGTCAAAAGTTGCCAAATTAGCTGAGGATTTATCTGTTTTGTCTACGCTTGGGGGGACAGAGAAGAAGTGCAAGCGCAAAATAACCAGCTCTCAAAAGCTATGCGAAATGTATTGATCAATCAGGACGAACTTGAAAATCGTTCACGTAGGAATAATTTACTGTTTTTCGGCATAGACGATGAGAACAAGAAGGAAACATGGGATGAATCAGAACGGAAGGTTATATCTGTCTGCTCGGTCAAACTGGCTATTACTGTTGAACCGTCAAAAATTGAGAGAGCTCACAGGATGGGGAAGCATAATAACGATAAACCAAGGCCCATTATTGTGAAGTTTGGACTATTCAAGGATAAACAGTGTCTTCTTTCTGCGTTTTCGAAACTGAAAGGCAGCAGAATATCGCTAAGTGAAGACTACTCCCAGCAGGTTCGGCGATGTAGAAGCAAACTGATTGCTTATGCGCAGGAACAGAACTCTGGAGCTAGATATAAGCTGAAGAACAACAAGATGACTTATGAGGGCAAGACATATATTTACGATGATACAACAGATTCCGTATGGGAGTACATTCAATAGCAAACAAAGCGTGAGCCGCTGCGGCTCAGAAGAGACACGGCGGATCGCCTGTCCATCATCGTTATCAATTGTAGAAGCCTGAAGAATAAAACAGACATATTCTCTAGCCTTCTGCGTATTTCACAACTAGATATTGTCATCAGAACAGAATTGTGGCTCGACCCTGTCATATCGGATTGTGAAGTGTTTCCATCCGAATACATAGCTTATCAAAAAGACCGTAATCACTAGGGAGGAGGTGTGTTCATTCTTGTACATGACAGAATCAGAAATGTACCGTTATACGTTATACTGTGATGTTTTTTCAGAATATATTTGGGGCAGAATATTGGTTTCTAGTAGTAACAGCCTTGTGGTGGGATCGTTTTACGGGCCACCATCTTCAACAAGCATAGAACCATTTCACAGCCTTGCACAATCACTGACGGTCTTAACATCGAAAACTATTCTACTTGGAGGCGATTTTAACATGCCTGAAGTTGTATGGCGTGACCGCTATCCTGTAGCGACGAGCGCCTCGGCACTTCACTTGGCCTTCATTGAACTAACACGTAACAATGAACTTGCTCAGTTTGTAAATTTCCCAACGCGTTACAGTTCAGCTAAGGACAGTACGTTGGACTTGTTGTTTAGCAACAATGATGGTTTAGTTGAAGCAGTTACGGCAGCACCAGGAATAAGTGATCATGAGGTCGTAAATGCAACAATAGTGTGCAAGAAGTTACAGGTTAGCAAGAATTACCCTAGAAAGATTTTTGTGTATGAACAGGGGAATTATCATGCCATAGACGAAGAGTTACACTTATTCCTGCCAGTATTGCTGGAATACAGCAGTCAGTACAGCATAGAAAGATTATGGGCTCTGTTCAGAGACAAAATCCTGTCTTTGGTCGCTAAATACATTCCCTCGAGAGTGATATCATCTAGACATAGAATGGATAAACCTTGGATTAACAAAGAACTGTGTCTGTCAATAAGAAAGAAGGCCGGAGTATACAAGGCATTCAAGATAGCACCAAGTCAGAACTTATTTGACAAGCTTAGAACTCTAACTAAAAACTTGAAACAAGAATTAAAGGCAGCAAAAATAACATACTTGTTGTCGCTAGCTGATAAAATAAGATGTAATCCTATGGAGCTATGGCGATATGTCAAAAGTAACAGAAAAGAGTGTTGGCATTCCGGCTCTCCGGCATGAAAGTGATACATTAACTGATGACACAAAAAAAGCTGACTGCTTTAACGAATATTTTCACTCCGTCTTCACAGCATGTCTTCATACTCCGATACCTGAATTACACGAACAATTACCTCAAATGCATGACATCGTTTTAAATGAGGCTGGAATTAGGGCTCTGTTGTGCAACATTAATCCTCATTCTGCTCATAGTCCGGATGGTATATCAAATCATGTCATGACGCACTGTTCCCACAGTATTGCTCCTATCTTGGTTGAATTATTCACCAAGTCAATAAATTCTCAAAGGTTACCTAgtgactggaaaatggccaatGTAACTCCAATATTTAAAAGTGGTTGTCGTGATTTGGCAAGCAATTACAGACCGGTGTCTTTGACATCTGTTTGTTGTAAAACACTAGAACAAGTTATTTACTCTAGTCTTATTAAGCATCTTCATGGCCATAATTTTTTCATCCCGacccagcatggatttcgcatggGATTATCCTGTACCACTCAACTTACTGAATTCATACATGACGTTACACTCGCCTTTAACAATAGTACAGAGAtagatgctatttttattgattttcgAAAGGTGTTTGATGTAGTCCCGCATGACttacttttgcacaaactatCATTTCTTGGCCTCCCCGATTCACTTTACGGTTGGATTAAAGATTATTTGCATAAACGGCAGCAAAAAGTGGTTCTGAATGGTGCGACGTCGAGAACGGTTAATGTTTTATCAGGTGTGCCTCGAGGGTCGGTCCGTGGGCCGTTGCTGTACCTCATATTTATCAATGATTTAAGTGAAGGCTGTGTTTCAAATATCAgactgta is a genomic window containing:
- the LOC142566194 gene encoding uncharacterized protein LOC142566194 is translated as MHENSVPEPTWSLRRFVLVHAGICLCTGAVDFWFRIRLLLAGDVEENPGSLSEKQECELMEAIRSEEVQAQNNQLSKAMRNVLINQDELENRSRRNNLLFFGIDDENKKETWDESERKVISVCSVKLAITVEPSKIERAHRMGKHNNDKPRPIIVKFGLFKDKQCLLSAFSKLKGSRISLSEDYSQQVRRCRSKLIAYAQEQNSGARYKLKNNKMTYEGKTYIYDDTTDSVWEYIQ